In Oryza brachyantha chromosome 1, ObraRS2, whole genome shotgun sequence, the following are encoded in one genomic region:
- the LOC102717470 gene encoding pentatricopeptide repeat-containing protein At1g06140, mitochondrial-like, producing MMTISIILRNLAGNTSSKFDKIAMLKLRRRLSGSTADKNSCSSKICSFDKFASLIQGCADVRFLKKIHGRVFTHGLCRDVIVGSKILSWYANLGALPESRLVFQKIASDDLSLWNSTMVDYFRAGYPEEVIILYKRLKLHQIGFDGKTITFVLKSCTELKNLSLGKGVHVDSLKLCLSGDKFVGSSLIGLYSKLGRVDDLQGVFKEIINKDIIAYTSMITGYSDIVDSIAWNAFEIAIDMLQNNLEVNRVTLVSLLKIAANLGALKEGKSLHCYSIRRAIGVSDDILETSIVNLYTRCGAYQSATAVLRNSKGTVASWNAMLSGLARAGQSFNAIQYLSAMMHDHKVTPDSVTFANVLSACAELCYFRIAASIHAYFIRRFMPVDVVLATALIEVYSKCTRIMRSRHLFDQLIIKDAVCYNAMMYGYLQNEMANEATYLLKCMMAEGITPDFATVLSLLAAFADQRDLVRGRWIHGYAIRHGFGSDVDVKNQILYMYSVCGKVTAARAMFDSLEKKNLVSWTTMMKGCLSNGHVDEVVQLFQVMQKHGEKPDCISLITAVQASADRGHLNSLKQIHCFVYRSLLEKDKITANSLISAYAKCGRLDLSINLFCSLDYRNLDTWNAMISAYAMHGFYINVLNMFKQMEEENIHPDELTFSTVLTVCSHAGLVEDAWRIFNSMTSVYSVLPQEEHYGCMVDLLGRAGQLEDGYKILKISNLKDKSSILCALLSACRTHGNTELAHAIIKELLEHGPQNPGIYALISEVYAQEGQWNAFANTRARANLSGLKKHPGSSLIESMEQGMW from the coding sequence ATGATGAcgatatcaattattttgagGAATTTAGCTGGTAACACTAGTTCAAAGTTTGATAAAATTGCAATGCTGAAGCTGCGTAGGAGGCTATCAGGATCCACTGCAGATAAAAATTCATGCTCTAGTAAGATATGTAGTTTTGACAAGTTTGCTTCATTGATCCAAGGCTGTGCAGATGTTAGGTTTCTAAAGAAGATCCATGGTCGTGTTTTCACACATGGACTTTGCAGGGATGTGATTGTCGGCTCTAAGATTCTGAGCTGGTATGCTAATTTAGGAGCCCTACCTGAGTCACGGCttgtttttcagaaaattGCAAGTGATGATCTTTCCCTGTGGAATTCAACCATGGTTGATTATTTTAGAGCTGGTTATCCAGAGGAAgttattattttgtataaGAGGTTGAAATTGCACCAGATTGGTTTTGATGGGAAAACTATTACCTTTGTTTTGAAAAGCTGCACTGAGCTTAAGAATCTGTCCCTGGGTAAAGGAGTGCATGTGGATTCACTTAAGCTTTGTCTTTCTGGGGATAAATTTGTTGGTTCCTCCCTCATTGGCTTATACTCCAAGCTTGGCAGGGTGGACGATTTACAGGGAGTGTTTAAAGAGATCATCAACAAGGACATTATTGCTTACACTTCAATGATCACTGGTTATTCAGATATTGTGGATTCAATTGCATGGAATGCGTTTGAAATTGCCATTGATATGCTGCAGAACAACTTGGAAGTAAACCGTGTAACTCTTGTAAGCTTACTGAAAATAGCTGCAAATTTGGGAGCACTTAAAGAGGGTAAATCTCTGCACTGCTATTCCATAAGGAGAGCAATTGGTGTCTCAGATGATATTCTAGAGACCAGCATTGTAAACCTGTATACTCGATGTGGAGCTTATCAGTCAGCAACTGCTGTTCTGCGAAACTCAAAGGGAACTGTTGCTTCATGGAATGCTATGCTTTCTGGTCTGGCTAGAGCTGGACAAAGTTTTAATGCAATCCAGTACTTGTCTGCGATGATGCATGACCATAAAGTAACTCCAGATTCAGTTACTTTTGCAAACGTACTTTCAGCATGTGCTGAGCTATGCTATTTTCGTATTGCTGCTAGTATTCATGCCTACTTCATAAGAAGATTTATGCCTGTGGATGTTGTTTTGGCCACTGCTCTTATTGAGGTCTATTCGAAATGCACAAGAATCATGAGATCGAGGCATCTCTTTGATCAACTGATTATTAAAGATGCCGTCTGCTATAACGCAATGATGTATGGTTACCTACAGAATGAAATGGCTAATGAAGCCACCTATTTACTCAAATGCATGATGGCAGAAGGTATTACTCCAGATTTTGCCACTGTTCTTAGCCTGCTTGCTGCATTTGCTGATCAAAGAGATTTAGTTAGAGGGAGGTGGATCCATGGATATGCAATTAGGCATGGGTTTGGTTCAGATGTGGATGTTAAAAATCAAAtcctatatatgtattcagTTTGTGGAAAAGTTACAGCAGCAAGGGCTATGTTTGACtcattggaaaagaaaaacttggtTTCATGGACCACCATGATGAAGGGTTGCTTATCCAATGGGCATGTAGATGAGGTGGTTCAATTATTTCAAGTGATGCAGAAACATGGAGAGAAGCCTGATTGTATTTCTCTTATAACTGCAGTTCAGGCTTCTGCTGATcgtggacatctaaatagtctAAAACAAATTCATTGTTTTGTTTACCGTTCCTTATTGGAGAAAGATAAGATTACTGCAAATTCATTGATAAGCGCTTATGCCAAATGTGGAAGGTTGGATTTGTCaatcaatttgttttgtagttTGGATTACAGAAACTTGGATACTTGGAATGCAATGATCAGTGCTTATGCAATGCATGGGTTCTATATCAATGTGCTTAATATGTTCAAGCAAATGGAAGAAGAAAACATTCATCCTGATGAGTTAACATTCTCTACTGTGCTTACTGTCTGTAGCCATGCTGGTCTTGTCGAGGACGCCTGGCGTATTTTCAATTCCATGACATCAGTATATTCAGTTCTTCCACAGGAAGAGCATTATGGTTGCATGGTTGACTTATTGGGTCGTGCCGGGCAACTAGAAgatggatacaaaattttaaaaatatctaactTAAAAGATAAATCCTCTATATTATGTGCTTTGCTCTCTGCTTGCAGAACTCATGGAAATACAGAACTTGCACATGCTATTATCAAAGAGCTCCTTGAGCATGGACCACAAAACCCAGGTATTTATGCTCTGATATCAGAAGTGTATGCTCAGGAAGGGCAGTGGAATGCATTTGCTAATACGAGGGCTAGAGCTAATTTAAGTGGTTTAAAGAAACATCCTGGTTCTAGTTTGATTGAATCGATGGAGCAAGGCATGTGGTAA
- the LOC102699918 gene encoding rapid alkalinization factor-like produces the protein MARGGGFLSANVLLVAAALLLLALAWGARAAGAGDVPLSWELGVVGGGGEEEEDSFGFSTAGEAAVVRRVLQGQGYISYGALRRDTTPCSVRGASYYNCHPGGQANPYSRGCSAITRCRG, from the coding sequence ATGGCGAGGGGCGGGGGGTTCCTCAGCGCGAACGTCCTActagtggcggcggcgctgctgctcctgGCGCTGGCTTGGGGTGCCCGGGCGGCGGGGGCCGGGGACGTGCCGCTCAGCTGGGAGCTCGgggtggtcggcggcggcggcgaagaggaggaggacagcTTCGGCTTCTCCACCGCCGGGGAGGCCGCGGTGGTGCGGCGGGTGCTGCAGGGGCAGGGCTACATCAGCTACGGCGCGCTGCGGCGCGACACCACGCCCTGCTCCGTCCGCGGCGCCTCCTACTACAACTGCCACCCCGGCGGCCAGGCCAACCCCTACTCCCGCGGCTGCTCCGCCATCACCCGCTGCCGCGGCTGA
- the LOC121056730 gene encoding rapid alkalinization factor-like — protein sequence MARAAASVLLLALLLAVATAGGASAAAALTTSWELGVVGGGDDAFGFSGEEAAAADSAAVVRRVLQGQSYISYGALRRDTTPCSVRGASYYNCQPGAEANPYTRGCSAITQCRG from the coding sequence ATGGCGagagccgccgcctccgtgctgctgctggcgctGCTCCTCGCGGTGGCCACGGCCGGCGGAGCCAGCGCGGCGGCTGCTCTGACGACGAGCTGGGAGCTCGgggtggtcggcggcggcgacgacgcgttCGGGTtctccggcgaggaggcggcggcggcggacagtgcggcggtggtgaggcGGGTGCTGCAGGGGCAGAGCTACATCAGCTACGGCGCGCTGCGGCGCGACACGACGCCGTGCTCCGTGCGCGGCGCCTCCTACTACAACTGCCAGCCCGGCGCGGAGGCCAACCCCTACACCCGCGGCTGCTCCGCCATCACCCAGTGCCGCGGCTGA
- the LOC102700200 gene encoding protein LOW PSII ACCUMULATION 1, chloroplastic, giving the protein MAAAAAEALRPHLSLLSGGVRVRVGGGATPSSSLQALAIVSPLLPRYRRCVFRSKASSSPSPPPSPEKEAEAVPTAESCVNLGLELFSKGRVKDALEQFENALELDPNPVEAQAALYNKACCHAFREESNKAADCLRTALRDYNLKFGTILNDPDLAPFRASPEFKELQEEALRGGEDIGSGFRRDLKLISEVQAPFRGVRRFFYVALTAAAGISTFFTIPRLIFAVQGGDGAPDLLETAGNAAINIGGIIVLVALYFWENKKEEQQITQISRNETLSRLPVRLSTNRITELVQLRDITRPVILAGSKASVTRALQRAERYRTELLKRGVLLIPVIFGASQKAQSMPRGFGSSRPAASVPSVGDDFEKRTESIAAKSRLKAEVRFKADIVSPEQWESWIRDQQESEGVTPGEDVYIILRLDGRVRRSGRGMPNWNDILQELPRLEDLLSKLER; this is encoded by the exons ATGGCGGCCGCCGCAGCAGAGGCTCTCCGCCCacacctctccctcctctccggtggcgtccgcgtccgcgtcggcggcggcgcaaccccCAGCTCCTCTCTCCAAGCCCTCGCCATCGTctcgcccctcctcccccgtTACCGCCGCTGCGTCTTCCGCTCCAAGGCCTCTTCGTCCCCGTctcccccgccgtcgccggagaaggaggcggaggccgtgCCGACGGCCGAGTCGTGCGTCAACCTTGGCCTCGAGCTCTTCTCCAAGGGCAGG GTGAAGGATGCTCTTGAACAATTTGAGAATGCCCTAGAGCTGGATCCAAATCCTGTGGAGGCCCAGGCAGCACTCTACAACAAGGCATGCTGCCATGCTTTTAG GGAAGAAAGCAACAAAGCTGCAGATTGTTTAAGGACGGCCCTGCGAGATTATAATCTCAAGTTTGGTACTATACTTAATGATCCTGACCTGGCACCGTTCAGGGCATCACCGGAATTTAAGGAACTTCAAGAAGAG GCATTGCGTGGTGGAGAGGATATTGGTTCTGGGTTCCGAAGAGACTTGAAACTCATTAGTGAAGTACAAGCACCGTTTCGTGGTGTCCGAAGGTTCTTTTACGTGGCGTTAACTGCAGCAGCTGGAATTTCAACATTCTTTACCATTCCTAGACTTATATTTGCAGTTCAAGGTGGCGATGGTGCCCCTGATCTGCTGGAAACTGCTGGGAATGCTGCCATCAATATTGGAG GTATTATTGTGCTCGTGGCTTTGTATTTCtgggaaaacaagaaagaagAGCAGCAGATAACACAAATTTCTCGTAATGAAACCCTTTCAAGGCTACCTGTGCGCTTGTCAACCAATCGCATTACTGAGCTTGTGCAACTCCGGGACATTACTAGGCCA GTTATATTGGCAGGTTCAAAAGCATCTGTTACTCGAGCATTGCAAAGAGCTGAGAGATATCGGACTGAACTGCTCAAACGAGGTGTTCTTCTAATTCCTGTGATCTTTGGTGCTTCTCAGAAAGCCCAAAGTATGCCAAGGGGCTTTGGAAGTTCAAGACCTGCTGCATCAGTTCCTTCAGTTGGG GATGACTTTGAGAAGCGTACGGAATCTATTGCAGCAAAATCACGGTTAAAAGCTGAAGTCCGATTTAAAGCTGATATTGTCTCTCCTGAACAATGGGAAAG TTGGATACGTGACCAGCAAGAGTCTGAAGGTGTCACTCCTGGTGAAGATGTCTATATAATCCTCCGTCTGGATGGTCGTGTGAGAAGATCCGGAAGA GGTATGCCGAATTGGAACGACATATTACAGGAGCTTCCACGACTTGAAGATCTGCTAAGCAAATTGGAACGTTAA
- the LOC102717936 gene encoding 40S ribosomal protein S4-like isoform X2, with product MARGLKKHLKRLNAPKHWMLDKLGGAFAPKPSSGPHKSRECLPLILIIRNRLKYALTYREVISILMQRHVLVDGKVRTDKTYPAGFMDVISIPKTGENYRLLYDTKGRFRLQSVKDEDAKFKLCKVRSVQFGQKGIPYLNTYDGRTIRYPDPLIKANDTIKIDLETNKIVDFIKFDVGNVVMVTGGRNTGRVGVIKNREKHKGSFETIHVEDSLGHAFATRLGNVFTIGKGNKPWVSLPKGKGIKLSIIEEQRKRDAAAQAAANA from the exons ATG GCGAGGGGATTGAAGAAGCATCTCAAGAGGCTCAATGCGCCGAAGCACTGGATGCTCGACAAGCTCGGCGGAGCTTTT GCTCCTAAGCCATCATCTGGACCTCACAAGTCCAGGGAGTGCTTGCCACTGATCCTCATTATCAGGAATAGGTTGAAGTACGCGCTGACATACCGCGAGGTGATCTCAATCCTGATGCAGCGCCATGTCTTGGTTGATGGGAAGGTCAGGACTGACAAGACCTACCCTGCCGGTTTTATGG ATGTCATTTCCATTCCTAAGACTGGGGAGAACTACAGGCTTCTCTATGACACCAAGGGTCGCTTCCGCCTTCAGTCTGTTAAGGATGAGGATGCCAAG TTCAAGCTTTGCAAAGTTCGGTCTGTCCAGTTTGGACAGAAGGGTATTCCCTATCTGAACACTTACGATGGACGCACCATCCGCTACCCAGACCCTTTGATTAAGGCTAATGACACAATCAAAATTGATCTTGAGACCAACAAGATTGTTGACTTCATCAAGTTTGATGTGGGCAACGTTGTTATGGTCACAGGAGGGAGGAACACTGGGCGTGTTGGTGTGATTAAGAATAGGGAGAAGCACAAGGGAAGTTTTGAGACCATCCACGTGGAGGACTCTTTGGGCCATGCGTTCGCCACCCGTCTGGGCAATGTGTTCACAATTGGCAAGGGCAACAAGCCATGGGTTTCTCTCCCTAAGGGCAAGGGTATCAAACTCAGCATCATTGAGGAGCAGAGGAAACGAGATGCTGCTGCTCAGGCTGCTGCAAATGCTTGA
- the LOC102717936 gene encoding 40S ribosomal protein S4-like isoform X3, producing MARGLKKHLKRLNAPKHWMLDKLGGAFAPKPSSGPHKSRECLPLILIIRNRLKYALTYREVISILMQRHVLVDGKVRTDKTYPAGFMDVISIPKTGENYRLLYDTKGRFRLQSVKDEDAKFKLCKVRSVQFGQKGIPYLNTYDGRTIRYPDPLIKANDTIKIDLETNKIVDFIKFDVGNVVMVTGGRNTGRVGVIKNREKHKGSFETIHVEDSLGHAFATRLGNVFTIGKGNKPWVSLPKGKGIKLSIIEEQRKRDAAAQAAANA from the exons ATG GCGAGGGGATTGAAGAAGCATCTCAAGAGGCTCAATGCGCCGAAGCACTGGATGCTCGACAAGCTCGGCGGAGCTTTT GCTCCTAAGCCATCATCTGGACCTCACAAGTCCAGGGAGTGCTTGCCACTGATCCTCATTATCAGGAATAGGTTGAAGTACGCGCTGACATACCGCGAGGTGATCTCAATCCTGATGCAGCGCCATGTCTTGGTTGATGGGAAGGTCAGGACTGACAAGACCTACCCTGCCGGTTTTATGG ATGTCATTTCCATTCCTAAGACTGGGGAGAACTACAGGCTTCTCTATGACACCAAGGGTCGCTTCCGCCTTCAGTCTGTTAAGGATGAGGATGCCAAG TTCAAGCTTTGCAAAGTCAGGTCTGTCCAGTTTGGACAGAAGGGTATTCCCTATCTGAACACCTATGATGGACGAACCATCCGCTACCCAGACCCTTTGATTAAGGCTAATGACACAATCAAGATTGATCTTGAGACCAACAAGATTGTGGACTTCATCAAGTTTGATGTGGGCAATGTTGTTATGGTCACAGGAGGGAGGAACACTGGTCGTGTTGGTGTGATTAAGAACAGGGAGAAGCACAAGGGAAGTTTTGAGACCATCCACGTGGAGGACTCTTTGGGCCATGCCTTCGCAACCCGTCTGGGCAATGTGTTCACCATTGGCAAGGGCAACAAGCCATGGGTTTCTCTCCCTAAGGGCAAGGGTATCAAGCTAAGCATCATCGAGGAGCAGAGGAAGCGAGATGCTGCTGCTCAGGCTGCTGCAAATGCTTAA
- the LOC102717936 gene encoding 40S ribosomal protein S4-like isoform X1, with protein MARGLKKHLKRLNAPKHWMLDKLGGAFAPKPSSGPHKSRECLPLILIIRNKLKYALTYREVISILMQRHVLVDGKVRTDKTYPAGFMDVISIPKTGENYRLLYDTKGRFRLQSVKDEDAKFKLCKVRSVQFGQKGIPYLNTYDGRTIRYPDPLIKANDTIKIDLETNKIVDFIKFDVGNVVMVTGGRNTGRVGVIKNREKHKGSFETIHVEDSLGHAFATRLGNVFTIGKGNKPWVSLPKGKGIKLSIIEEQRKRDAAAQAAANA; from the exons ATG GCGAGGGGATTGAAGAAGCATCTCAAGAGGCTCAATGCGCCGAAGCACTGGATGCTCGACAAGCTCGGCGGAGCTTTT GCTCCTAAGCCATCATCTGGACCTCACAAGTCCAGGGAGTGCTTGCCACTGATCCTCATTATCAGGAATAAGTTGAAGTATGCGCTGACATACCGTGAGGTGATCTCAATCCTGATGCAGCGCCATGTCTTGGTCGATGGGAAGGTCAGGACTGACAAGACCTACCCTGCCGGTTTTATGG ATGTCATTTCCATTCCTAAGACTGGAGAGAACTACAGGCTTCTCTATGACACCAAGGGTCGCTTCCGCCTTCAGTCTGTTAAGGATGAGGATGCCAAG TTCAAGCTTTGCAAAGTCAGGTCTGTCCAGTTTGGACAGAAGGGTATTCCCTATCTGAACACCTATGATGGACGAACCATCCGCTACCCAGACCCTTTGATTAAGGCTAATGACACAATCAAGATTGATCTTGAGACCAACAAGATTGTGGACTTCATCAAGTTTGATGTGGGCAATGTTGTTATGGTCACAGGAGGGAGGAACACTGGTCGTGTTGGTGTGATTAAGAACAGGGAGAAGCACAAGGGAAGTTTTGAGACCATCCACGTGGAGGACTCTTTGGGCCATGCCTTCGCAACCCGTCTGGGCAATGTGTTCACCATTGGCAAGGGCAACAAGCCATGGGTTTCTCTCCCTAAGGGCAAGGGTATCAAGCTAAGCATCATCGAGGAGCAGAGGAAGCGAGATGCTGCTGCTCAGGCTGCTGCAAATGCTTAA